Within Fusobacterium gonidiaformans ATCC 25563, the genomic segment TTGTTATATTAGCTTCTTTTGAAATTGATTTTTTTAAACAAAACCGTTCTCCACCTACCTCTAAATCAATACTATCCAATTGATAAGTGTTCATATTCTCTGCCAATTCTTCCATTGTTTTTAAATCTAATTTCACATTCTCCTCCTCTTACGAATTGCTTCCTAGAATTCGTAAATCTCTAACACCATCTATCACTTGAATTTTTGCTAGAGTTGTTTCTATATTTTTAGGTGTTTCTGCCGTTCCCTGTAAAGAAATAGTAAGTTGAACAATACCATCCACAGCAGCATTTTGCACGATTGTTAAAATATTCATTTTATCGTCTGCAATCACTTCTAAAATTTGTGCTAATAAACCTTGTCGATCTTTTAATGACATATGAATATTAAATATTTTTTCTTGACTTCCTTCAAAGAAAGGTTTAATGAAATCTTTATATTTATAATAAGTACTACGACTCAATCCAGTTCTACGAATTCCTTCATGTTTTGAAATGTGTTCATTTTTTACCATTTCATTCACAGCAATTACTTTTTGGATCGAAGCAGATAAAATTGTCTTATCCACAATATAGTATTGTCTTTTCCCATCGTGAATTTTTTCATTCTCCTTTGCTTTTTTAGTCATTCACTATCCTCCTATTTTTTATAAATGCCTTCCAAATATTTTGGAATAACATAGCCACAGTCATAGAACCTACTCCTCCAGGAACCGGAGTGATATAAGAAGTTTTCTTAGAAACTTCTTCAAATTCCACATCTCCTACAATTTTACCTGTAACTGTTCTATTAATTCCAACATCTACAACAATAGCTCCTTCTTGTACCATATCTGCCGTTAAGAATTTTTCTTTTCCAACAGCAACAACAATAATATCAGCTTTTAAAGTATGTTCTTTCAAGTTTTTCGTTAAGCTATTACAAATTGTTACCGTTGCATCATGGTTTACAAAAAGTCCCAACATCGGCTTCCCTACAATATTACTTCTTCCAATAATGGTTACATTTTTCCCAGCAATCTCAATATCATATTTTTTTAATAAGGTAATTACTCCCTCTGGAGTACAAGGATTAAATCCTTCTTCTCCTAAATGAAGCCTTCCCATATTCTCTGTTTTAAAGCCATCAACATCTTTATTGACATCGATTGCCTGCAAAATGTGGGAACGACTAATCTGTTCCGGCAAAGGAAGTTGTAAAATGATTCCATCAATTTTCTCTGTTTGATTTAATTCTTCTATTTTCTGTAAAACCACTTCTTCTTTTACATCATCCTCAAAAGCATATAAAAAAGCTTGTATCCCCAAAGCTTTACTTCCTTTTATTTGAGATTGTACATAAACAGAAGCTGCTTCATTATGACCAATTTGAATAATTCCTAAACCCGGAATTTTACCTGTTTTTTCTTTTTCTTCTACTATTTTTCTTTTTAATTCTTCTTTTATCTCAGCAGCAACTTTTTTTCCATCTAACAACTTCATTCAAAATGCTCTCCTTCCTGTAAAAAATTCCCATTGATTAAGTCAACCCCTGATAGCATTTTTTTATTTTCTGGTTTTGCTTTCGTAATAACAACATTCCCTTTTCCTGTTGCCACTACAATTCCTTTTCCTTTTACAAAAGCTAAAATTTCTCCGGCCTTTCCTTCTAAAATCATTTCTTTCTCTTCTTCTACTCTTCCAATTTTCAATTGTTTTCCATGATACAAGGTAAAAGCCCCTGGAAAGGGATCCATTCCTCTTACAAAATTGAAAATTTCTCGTGCAGATTGATTCCAATCAATTTTACAATCCTCTTTTTGGAAAGGTTTTACAAAACTTACTTTTGTTTCATCTTGAGGAATGGCTTGAATCTCCTGTTTTTCTATCTTTGAGATAGTCTTTAATAGCAAACTAGCTCCTATTTCTTGTAATTTATTATGTAGACTCTCACAATTATCTTCTTCTAAAATTTCTACACTTTCCTGAGCTAAAACAGGCCCTGCATCTAATTCCTCTACTACATACATGATACTAACTCCACTTTCTTTTTCTCCATGAATAATAGAAGCATGGATTGGAGCTGCTCCTCTATATTTTGGTAATAAAGAAGAGTGTACATTGATAACACCATATTTTGGAATTTCTAAAATTTCTTTCGGTAAAATTTTTCCATAGGCAACAACCACAATTAAGTCCGGTCGATATTCTTTGATTTTCTCTATTATTTCCATATCTTTCACAGACTTTGGTTGAATCACTTCTAAATTATGTTCCAAAGCGTATTGTTTCACCGGAGTATATTGGATTTTTTTTCCTCTTTGATTTGGTTTATCTATTTTTGTAAAAACTGCAATCACTTCATGTTCTTCTTGAAGTTTTCTCAACGAAGACACTGCAAAATCCGGAGTTCCCATAAATAAAATTCTCATTCTATTTTTTCTCCCTTTCCATTTCTTCAATTAATTCTACAAAAGATTTTACATCATCAAATTCTTTATACACAGAAGCAAACCTTACATAAGCAACTTGATCTATTTTTTTTAATTTTTCCAAGATCATTTCTCCTAAATCTCTTGTAGTAATTTCATTTTTTAAAGTATTTTGAATATTTTTCTCCACTTCA encodes:
- a CDS encoding ACT domain-containing protein, with the translated sequence MTKKAKENEKIHDGKRQYYIVDKTILSASIQKVIAVNEMVKNEHISKHEGIRRTGLSRSTYYKYKDFIKPFFEGSQEKIFNIHMSLKDRQGLLAQILEVIADDKMNILTIVQNAAVDGIVQLTISLQGTAETPKNIETTLAKIQVIDGVRDLRILGSNS
- a CDS encoding bifunctional 5,10-methylenetetrahydrofolate dehydrogenase/5,10-methenyltetrahydrofolate cyclohydrolase, with amino-acid sequence MKLLDGKKVAAEIKEELKRKIVEEKEKTGKIPGLGIIQIGHNEAASVYVQSQIKGSKALGIQAFLYAFEDDVKEEVVLQKIEELNQTEKIDGIILQLPLPEQISRSHILQAIDVNKDVDGFKTENMGRLHLGEEGFNPCTPEGVITLLKKYDIEIAGKNVTIIGRSNIVGKPMLGLFVNHDATVTICNSLTKNLKEHTLKADIIVVAVGKEKFLTADMVQEGAIVVDVGINRTVTGKIVGDVEFEEVSKKTSYITPVPGGVGSMTVAMLFQNIWKAFIKNRRIVND
- the fmt gene encoding methionyl-tRNA formyltransferase, which encodes MRILFMGTPDFAVSSLRKLQEEHEVIAVFTKIDKPNQRGKKIQYTPVKQYALEHNLEVIQPKSVKDMEIIEKIKEYRPDLIVVVAYGKILPKEILEIPKYGVINVHSSLLPKYRGAAPIHASIIHGEKESGVSIMYVVEELDAGPVLAQESVEILEEDNCESLHNKLQEIGASLLLKTISKIEKQEIQAIPQDETKVSFVKPFQKEDCKIDWNQSAREIFNFVRGMDPFPGAFTLYHGKQLKIGRVEEEKEMILEGKAGEILAFVKGKGIVVATGKGNVVITKAKPENKKMLSGVDLINGNFLQEGEHFE